GGAGGAGCGTCCCTCGGCGTCGTCGAGGTATTGCTGCCGCTCTCGCGGGGCCACTGTTGGGCGTCGGGATCGGTGCACGCGTACCAAGACCCGTGGGAGAGAACCACCAGTGGCAGCTGTCCACGCACGGTGCTCGGGCGGGGCACCACCGCGCGTATCTCACTGACGGTGCCGCTGCTGGGGTCGCTGAAGGCCTCCTCGCCCAGGTCGTAGGTTTCGGTGACCGGATGGGTTCACTCGGGGGCACGACGGGCGGTGCACGGCGCCGAGTTGAGTGATTCTCTCCCGGCGCGGACGGTCTGGGGTCACCTCACGGGGCTCACCGCCGGACGGCACGCAGTCCGTCCAGGAGCAGCCGCAGGCCGAACTCGAAGTGTGCCGTGAAGTCCGTGCTGGTGAGCACCGGCAGGATGGCAGCGAGGTGCGGATACGTCCCTGTCACCACCGCCTCGCGCAGGGCGCCCGCATCGGCGGGCCCTCCGGCCCCGGGCTGGACGGCGGCCTGTTCCTCCAGGGTGTGTCCGACGGTGAAGTTGGTCACCGCGTAGAGCGCCCGCGCCGCTTCGCCGTCGCCGAAGCCCGCCTCGCGCAGCTCGCCGACGAAGCTGTCGGCGAAGCCCAGGGTGTTGGGGCCGGTCGAGTGAGTACCGGCGAAGACGCGTGCGCCGTCGCGATGGGCGAGCAGGGCCGTACGCAGCGCGCGGGCGAGGCGCGCCGCTCTCTCGTTCCAGTCGCCGTCTCCCGTCGGCCCGGCGGCGTCGGCGACGCCGTCGACCATGCGCTCGGCCATCGCGGTGAGCAGATCCTGTTTGGTCGCGAAGTAGCGGTACAGCGCACCGGCCCGGACGCCCATCGCATCGGCGAGCCGCCGCATGGTCAGCGCGTCGAGACCGGACTCGTTCAGCAGGTCGAGAGCGGTCTGGACGGTGCGGGCCTGGTCGAGCCGGGCGGGCCGGCCCCTGGTCGGGCTTGACGGGGAGCTCATGCACCTCACTATAGTGAACGGCGTTCACGTGAACACCGTTCATTAAATAGAGGAGGACAACTCCGATGAACACCGACGTGATCGTCGTGGGCGCGGGCCCGACGGGGCTGATGCTCGCCTGCGAGCTGGCACTGGCGGGCGTACGGATCCGGATCATCGAGCGCCGCACCGAGCCGCAGCGCGATTCGCGGGCGCTGAGCCTGCACCCGCGCAGTGTGGAACTGCTGGACCAGCGGGGCCTGCTCGACCGGTTCCTCCCGCTCGGCCGGACCGTGCCGGGCTGGCACTTCGCCGGGCTGCGGACACAACTGGACTTCCGCGCTCTCGACTCCCGGCACGGCTACAGCCTCTTCCTGGCCCAGGCGCGCACCGAGGCGATCCTGGAGGAGCGGGCGCACGAGCTGGGTGTGGCGATCAGCCGGGGATACGAGGCCCTCGGCGTGAGCCAGGCCGGCGACGGGGTCGAGATGCAAGTGCGCGGTCCGGGGTGCGGCACCGAGACCGTGCGCGCCCGGTACGCGGTCGGGTGCGACGGTGGCCGCAGCGTCGTACGGCGGGCCGCGGGGATCGGCTTCCCCGGTACCGACGAGACGCTGACCGGGGTGCTCGGGGACGTCGCGGTCGTCGACCCACGGCCCGGCGCCCTCGATGTCGCACGGGCCCGTGGCGTACTCGTCGCGCCGCTCGAGGGAGGACTCACCCGGGTCGTCTACCTGGATCCGGAGCGGATGCGGGTGCCGGCCGGGGAGCCCGTGACGCTGGAGGAGTTCCGTGCGTCGCTCACCCGGATCACCGGATCCGACTGCGGGGTCGCCGAGCCCCGCTGGCTGTCGCGCTTCGGCAATGCCACCCGGCTCGCGGAGAGCTACCGTTCGGGACGCGTCCTGCTGGCGGGAGACGCCGCCCACATCCACTTCCCCGCGGCGGGCCAGGGCCTCAACACCGGTCTCCAGGACGCCATGAACCTCGGCTGGAAGCTGGCGGCCGTCGTCAACGGCTGGGCGCCACCGGGGCTGCTCGACAGCTACGACGCGGAGCGCCGGCCGGTCGGGCAGTCGGTCACCGAGAACACCGAGGTCCAGACCCTGCTGGCGGAGCTGGCACTCGTCGAGCAGTACCAGCGCCCGGCCGCGGCCCTGCGGAAACTCCTCGACCAGCTGCTGGGCATGGCGGAGGTCAACCGCCTGCTCGCCGATCAGGTCTCCGCGCTCGGCACCGGATATCCACCGGCGGCCCCGGGCGCCGATCCGCTGGTGGGGCGGCGCATGCCCGACATCGGGCTGACCGCCGCCGGTTCGCAGGCGACGCGGGTCTACGAACTGCTCCCCCAGGGCCGCTTCGTTCTGCTGTCCCTGACCGGCGACCCGGCACTTCGGGAGGCCGTCGACGCGGGCTGGGGCTCGCGGGTCACGGCCTTCACCGCCACCCGGCACGACGAGCACGCGGACCTCGTCGGGGTGAACGAGGTTCTCGTACGCCCCGACGGTCACGTCGCGTGGGCCACCCGCACCACCGACGCCGGCGCGCGCGGCGACGAGCGTGCTCGGGCACTGACGGCCTGGGCGGGTAGGTCTTCCTGAAAGGAGCGGATCACCCGCGCACCGAGTGAGGCCACGTCCGTGTACCACCCGGCCGACCGGATCAGCCATGAGCGCACCGTCTCACCGGACTCTGACCGGTCGCAGCCGGCGGGCTGGATGCGGTCGGGTCCTGGGACGACTGGCCGACCGGACACCGGTCACGGAGGATCGGCCGGGTCGAGGCCGAGCGCCCGGGCCGCGCGGTCACGTCGCTGATCGAGGTCGGGCACGTTCTCCCGGTACTCGTCGGCGACTGCCTGGGGTTCTCCGGCGGTCCGTCCGGGGGCGTCCCGCCACCACGGAGCCACCGGACACAGCCTCGACCCCGCCAGTCCGAGCGCGAGCGGCCCTGCCTCGGCGTCGAGGCTGACCTACACCACTGGGCGTCCCCCCGCCGCTCTCGCCGAAGCAGGCGATGACACCCTCGTCGGTACCCGGGAATCGGCAGCAAGGCGCCAGGGTGACCGGGTACGTCGGCTGGGCGACCGAGGCGCGCCCATACCGTTCTCGCGCGTGACCTTCGCTGCCGCAAGGCCGATACTGCCGACAGCGGCATCCTGACCACGCCGCGCCCGACCGTCCGACCGACCTGACACGCCGGCACCGACGTCAGCCTTGAGTCGGCATCAGCGCTGCCAGAACCCGCATACGCAGGTCAACGACTGGCCTGTCAGGCTTCCCAGGAGGTACCCATGAAGATGCTCATCAACGTCCCCGAGACCGTGGTCGCGGACGCGTTGCGCGGTATGGCGGCCGCCCATCCGGAGCTGGCCGTGGATGTCGAGAACCGGGTGATCGCGCGGCGGGATGGGCCCGTGGCGGGGCAGGTCGCATTGGTGTCGGGGGGCGGGTCCGGGCACGAGCCGCTGCACGGCGGGTTCGTGGGCCCGGGGATGCTCGCGGCGGCCTGTCCGGGTGAGGTGTTCACCTCGCCGGTGCCGGACCAGATGGTGCGGGCCGCGGCGGCCGTGGACAGCGGGGCCGGGGTGTTGTTCGTCGTCAAGAACTACACCGGTGACGTGCTCAACTTCGACATGGCCGCCGAGCTGGCCGAGGACGAGGGCATCCAGGTCGCGAAGGTGCTGGTCAATGACGACGTCGCGGTGACGGACAGCCTCTACACGGCCGGGCGGCGCGGCACGGGGGCGACGCTGTTCGTGGAGAAGATCGCCGGGGCCGCCGCACAGGAGGGACGGCCGCTGGAGCAGGTGGAATCGCTCGCCCGGCGGGTCAACGACAGCTCCCGCAGCTTCGGCTTCGCGCTCAGCGCCGTCACCACGCCCGCCAAGGGCACCCCGACCTTCGACCTCCCGGCGGGTGAACTGGAACTGGGCATCGGCATCCACGGGGAGCCCGGCCGTGAGCGGCGTCCCATGATGACCTCGGGCGAGATCGCCGAGGCCGCCGTGGACGCGGTCCTCACCGACCTCGCGCCGCGCAACCCGGTCCTCGTGCTGGTCAACGGCATGGGCGCGACGCCGCTCCTTGAGCTGTACGGCTTCAATGCCGAGGTGCAGCGCATCCTCCGCGGGCGCGGGGTCGCCGTCGCCCGTACGCTCGTCGGCAACTACGTCACCTCGCTCGACATGGCGGGCGCCTCCGTCACCCTGTGCGAGATCGACGAGGAGCTGCTCGGACTGTGGGACGCGCCGGTGAGCACCCCCGGACTGAGGTGGGGCATGTGACGGTGGACGGGGAAGGGATCGCAACGTACCTACCAGGCAAGGAGACACTGTGCTCGACGCCGACTTCTTCCGCCGCTGGATGACGGTCACCACCGCGTCCGTCGACCGCGAGGCGGAACGGCTCACCGCCCTCGACTCGCCCATCGGCGACGCCGACCACGGCAGCAACCTCCAGCGGGGGTTCAGGGACGTGGCGGCCGCGCTGGAGAAGGAGGCTCCGGACACTCCCGGCGCGGTCCTGATCCTCGCCGGGCGCCGGCTCATCTCCACCGTCGGCGGTGCCTCGGGGCCGCTCTACGGGACGCTGCTGCGCCGTACCGGCAAGTCACTCGGGGACGCGCCCGAGGTCAGCCGGGAGCAGTTGGCGGAGGCGTTCCGGACGGGCGTGGACGCCGTCATGACACTCGGCGGTGCCGCGCCGGGCGACAAGACGATGATCGACGCCCTGGTGCCGGCCGTGGACGCCCTCGGTGACTCGTTCGCCGCGGCGCGCACGGCGGCCGAGGAGGGGGCCGAGGCGACCACGCCGTTGCAGGCCCGCAAGGGCAGGGCGAGCTACCTCGGCGAGCGCAGCATCGGGCACCAGGACCCCGGCGCCACCTCGGCGGCACTGCTCGTCGCGGCACTGCAGGAGGCGGCCGGTGAGTGACGAGAAGCTGGTCGGGATCGTGCTGGTGTCGCACAGCGCCGCGGTCGCCGCGTCCGTGGCGGAGCTGGCCAAGGCGCTGTCGGGCGGTGGCGCGGCCGTCCCCGTCGCCCCGGCGGGCGGGACCGCGTCCGGCGAGTTCGGCACCAGCTCCGAGCTGGTGGCGGCGGCCGCCGCGTCCGTGGACCGGGGTGCGGGCGTCGCCGTCCTCACCGACCTCGGCAGCGCGGTACTCACCGTCAAGGCGCTGCTGGCCGAGGGCGACGAACTCCCGGCGCACACCCGTCTGGTGGACGCGCCGTTCGTCGAGGGCGCGGTGGCCGCTGTGGTGACGGCCTCGACGGGCGCCGACCTCGCGGCCGTGGAGGCGGCCGCCGCCGAGGCGTACTCCTACCGGAAGGCCTAGGTCCTGCGCCGGGGCGGTCGGGGGAGCCCGGCCGCCGCGGCGCGGTGCGCGGCCGTCGGTCGTCCCGGTCTCAGTCGTCGCCCATGAACTCCCGTACCAGCCGCTCCCCCTCCTTCTCAGCGGCCGCCAGGTCCTCGATGGGCTCGACCTGGCTGCCCTTGAAGACGATGTACGTCACGTCGGACGCCGCGCCGCCGCCGTGCGGGTCGGCCGGGACGCCGAGCGCCTTCGCGGCGGCGTAGGACGCCTCGCCGATGAGGTCGCGCGGGCCGACGTCGCCGACGACCGCGTACCGCACCCGGTCCCCGTGGACGAGGGCGGCGAGCGATCCGCCGCGCACGTCGTCCTCGCGGTGGTCCCAGACGTCGCTCGGCTCGGGCACGACGACGTAGGGCAGGTGCTCGGCGTCCAGCGGGCGGCCGTCCGACCGGGTGAACGCGGTGGCGGGGCTGAAGTGCGGGTCGCTGCGGCTGTTGCACCGGTCGCCGGGCACCCCGTCGCAGTCGACGTCCAGGTCGGCCTTCCAGTACACGGCATCGCGCTTGCCGCAGACCGGGATGTCCGCCGGCGTCCCGGAGTCCTTGCGGTAGCGCCCGCGCGAGACGGGTGTGCAGTCGCGTACCTCGGCCAGCAGGTCGGCCGCACGGACGGGCGCCTCTCGCCCGTGCCCCTTCGGACGGTCCGGGACCGGCCCGATCCGGACCCCGGACCGGTTCGCGCGCCCCGGGACGTCCTGGGACCGGACGTCGGCCAGGTGGTGCGCCGGGAGGTCGGCGCGGAGCGGGTGCGGAGCGTCGGGGAACGCCGTGGGAGCGATCAGGGCGGCACTGGCCGCGACCAGCGTCAGCGACTGGACACGCACGATGTGGCCTCTCCTGGGGGACATGGGCGGGCACTCGGTCCCATGTGTCCCCGATTCGGCCGTGCGACCACCTTTCACAGGGCCAGACGGTGCACGTCCCTGTCCTCCGCGCCCGCCTCGGGGGTGCGACCGGGGGCGGGCGGGCCGGGACCTGTTACGGCTCCCGGCGCGCCCGGCCACCCGTGCCGGCACGGGATCTGCGACGACAGCGGTCCGTGCCTCCGGCCCGAACCCGCCCGGAATCCCCCGGAGTTCGACCCTCAGGTGACTCAGCATACGTAACCCGGCGACGCCCCTCTTGATGTGATCGCGTCACGGGCGTCATATTGGTCCGGACCATTGCCGTCGCATCGAATCGGACCGACGCCCCACCGGAGGCTGAGCCGTGCGAGACGTACCCGTTCCCGCTGTCCCCGCTCCCACCGCCGCCCCCGGCGTGTTCCTGCGCCGGTGCGCCCTGCCCCTGCTCTGCGGCACGGTCGTCCTGCTGACCTCCTGCGGCACGGGCACGGGCTCGGGCGGGGAGGGGGAGGGCGGCGGGCTGCCCGGCGTGCCCATGGGCGTCACCGCCGAGGCGGGCAGCGCGACGACCGTGCACGTGATGTGGAACGCGCTGGACGGGGCCGAGAGCTACGAGGTGTACCGCGGCGGCAGGTTGGTCAAGGAGGTACCGGCGTCCGACCGCATGGTGGACGTCACCCGGCTGCGCCCCTCGACGGCGTACGCCTTCACCGTCCGGGCGCGCGACGCCGACGGGCGGCTCGGGCCGCGCAGCCGGGAGGTGAGGGCCACCACGCCGGCCGCCGTCACCGACGCCTCCGCCCCCACCCGCCCGGAGGGCGCCGAGGGCCGGGCGGCGGGCGGCCGGGCCGTGCAGCTCACCTGGTCGGCCGCGAAGGACGACCGCAAGGTGGTGTCGTACGACGTCTACCAGGGCGGCACGAAGGTGCACAGCGTCGGCGGCGCCCAGACGGCGGCCGTCGTCACGGGGCTGCGGCCGGGCACCCGTTACACCTTCACGGTGCGGGCGCGGGACGCCGCCGACAACCTCTCCCCCGCCAGCGCGGTCGTCCGGCTCGCCACCCCGGGGTCGGACGACGGCCGCACCTCCGCGCCCACCGGTCTGCGCGCGGCCTCCCATCTCGCCGACGGGGCGTACTACCTCGACCTGACCTGGGTCCCGCCGCGGACGGACGGCCCGGTCACCGAGTACCAGATCCACCTGGACGGCCGTCCGGCGACCTCCCTGGTCTACGGGGCCGAAGCGCCGCGCGACCTGGCCGAGTACAGCTTCTACGCGGGACGGGAGGCCGGTGTCACGCACCGGGTGCGGGTCCGGGCCAGGCTGGCCGACGGCACCTGGGGCG
The Streptomyces sp. NBC_01723 genome window above contains:
- the dhaL gene encoding dihydroxyacetone kinase subunit DhaL; this encodes MLDADFFRRWMTVTTASVDREAERLTALDSPIGDADHGSNLQRGFRDVAAALEKEAPDTPGAVLILAGRRLISTVGGASGPLYGTLLRRTGKSLGDAPEVSREQLAEAFRTGVDAVMTLGGAAPGDKTMIDALVPAVDALGDSFAAARTAAEEGAEATTPLQARKGRASYLGERSIGHQDPGATSAALLVAALQEAAGE
- a CDS encoding glycoside hydrolase family 75 protein, which encodes MRVQSLTLVAASAALIAPTAFPDAPHPLRADLPAHHLADVRSQDVPGRANRSGVRIGPVPDRPKGHGREAPVRAADLLAEVRDCTPVSRGRYRKDSGTPADIPVCGKRDAVYWKADLDVDCDGVPGDRCNSRSDPHFSPATAFTRSDGRPLDAEHLPYVVVPEPSDVWDHREDDVRGGSLAALVHGDRVRYAVVGDVGPRDLIGEASYAAAKALGVPADPHGGGAASDVTYIVFKGSQVEPIEDLAAAEKEGERLVREFMGDD
- the dhaK gene encoding dihydroxyacetone kinase subunit DhaK is translated as MKMLINVPETVVADALRGMAAAHPELAVDVENRVIARRDGPVAGQVALVSGGGSGHEPLHGGFVGPGMLAAACPGEVFTSPVPDQMVRAAAAVDSGAGVLFVVKNYTGDVLNFDMAAELAEDEGIQVAKVLVNDDVAVTDSLYTAGRRGTGATLFVEKIAGAAAQEGRPLEQVESLARRVNDSSRSFGFALSAVTTPAKGTPTFDLPAGELELGIGIHGEPGRERRPMMTSGEIAEAAVDAVLTDLAPRNPVLVLVNGMGATPLLELYGFNAEVQRILRGRGVAVARTLVGNYVTSLDMAGASVTLCEIDEELLGLWDAPVSTPGLRWGM
- a CDS encoding monooxygenase; its protein translation is MNTDVIVVGAGPTGLMLACELALAGVRIRIIERRTEPQRDSRALSLHPRSVELLDQRGLLDRFLPLGRTVPGWHFAGLRTQLDFRALDSRHGYSLFLAQARTEAILEERAHELGVAISRGYEALGVSQAGDGVEMQVRGPGCGTETVRARYAVGCDGGRSVVRRAAGIGFPGTDETLTGVLGDVAVVDPRPGALDVARARGVLVAPLEGGLTRVVYLDPERMRVPAGEPVTLEEFRASLTRITGSDCGVAEPRWLSRFGNATRLAESYRSGRVLLAGDAAHIHFPAAGQGLNTGLQDAMNLGWKLAAVVNGWAPPGLLDSYDAERRPVGQSVTENTEVQTLLAELALVEQYQRPAAALRKLLDQLLGMAEVNRLLADQVSALGTGYPPAAPGADPLVGRRMPDIGLTAAGSQATRVYELLPQGRFVLLSLTGDPALREAVDAGWGSRVTAFTATRHDEHADLVGVNEVLVRPDGHVAWATRTTDAGARGDERARALTAWAGRSS
- a CDS encoding PTS-dependent dihydroxyacetone kinase phosphotransferase subunit DhaM, yielding MSDEKLVGIVLVSHSAAVAASVAELAKALSGGGAAVPVAPAGGTASGEFGTSSELVAAAAASVDRGAGVAVLTDLGSAVLTVKALLAEGDELPAHTRLVDAPFVEGAVAAVVTASTGADLAAVEAAAAEAYSYRKA
- a CDS encoding fibronectin type III domain-containing protein, coding for MRDVPVPAVPAPTAAPGVFLRRCALPLLCGTVVLLTSCGTGTGSGGEGEGGGLPGVPMGVTAEAGSATTVHVMWNALDGAESYEVYRGGRLVKEVPASDRMVDVTRLRPSTAYAFTVRARDADGRLGPRSREVRATTPAAVTDASAPTRPEGAEGRAAGGRAVQLTWSAAKDDRKVVSYDVYQGGTKVHSVGGAQTAAVVTGLRPGTRYTFTVRARDAADNLSPASAVVRLATPGSDDGRTSAPTGLRAASHLADGAYYLDLTWVPPRTDGPVTEYQIHLDGRPATSLVYGAEAPRDLAEYSFYAGREAGVTHRVRVRARLADGTWGGFSEERKVTLGAGG
- a CDS encoding TetR/AcrR family transcriptional regulator — protein: MSSPSSPTRGRPARLDQARTVQTALDLLNESGLDALTMRRLADAMGVRAGALYRYFATKQDLLTAMAERMVDGVADAAGPTGDGDWNERAARLARALRTALLAHRDGARVFAGTHSTGPNTLGFADSFVGELREAGFGDGEAARALYAVTNFTVGHTLEEQAAVQPGAGGPADAGALREAVVTGTYPHLAAILPVLTSTDFTAHFEFGLRLLLDGLRAVRR